In a genomic window of Erigeron canadensis isolate Cc75 chromosome 5, C_canadensis_v1, whole genome shotgun sequence:
- the LOC122599901 gene encoding 2-(3-amino-3-carboxypropyl)histidine synthase subunit 1: MESTNLQILQQPPQTTITPPRQPKRFIKNQIPDSITNNPSLTTAISLLPSNYNFEIHKSIWRVQSTFAKRVALQFPEGLLMYSLIISDIITTFTEAENCFVLGDVTYGACCVDDLSAHALGADLLIHYGHSCLVPVDHTVIPCLYIFVDIKIDINRLVETVKLNLDDDNFDDKNSGSDLICESRSKKSIIVAGTIQFGTAIRGAKTELEKLGFRVLVPQTKPLSAGEVLGCTAPTVRGLKGEDMSESVLVFVADGRFHLEAFMIANPKIKAFRYDPYMGKLFLEEYDHKGMKECRMNAIMKARKAKNWGIVLGTLGRQGNPRILDRLEKKMGEKGMSWTIVLMSELSPTRIALFGDSVDAWIQIACPRLSIDWGDAFVKPLLTTFEAEIALGDLPGWWEKKTAGKNDSDLHLSSGCNDGGDCCRKSEKCCGNNDGGLKGVEENDVDYPMDYYSQDGGEWNSCYSKKPTRPLSKNNVLKQ; the protein is encoded by the coding sequence atggAATCCACCAACCTCCAAATCCTCCAACAaccaccacaaaccaccataACTCCGCCGCGTCAACCAAAACGTTTCATAAAAAACCAAATCCCCGACTCAATAACCAACAATCCATCCTTAACCACCGCCATCTCTCTACTTCCATCCAACTACAATTTCGAAATCCACAAATCAATCTGGCGCGTCCAATCCACCTTCGCCAAGCGCGTGGCCTTACAGTTCCCTGAAGGCCTTTTAATGTACTCGTTAATCATTTCCGACATCATAACAACTTTCACTGAAGCCGAAAACTGTTTTGTGTTAGGTGACGTCACGTACGGCGCGTGTTGTGTAGATGACCTTTCAGCTCACGCGCTTGGCGCCGATCTGTTGATTCATTACGGCCATAGCTGCCTCGTTCCGGTAGATCATACCGTTATTccttgtttatatatttttgttgatataAAAATCGATATTAATCGGTTAGTAGAAACCGTAAAATTGAATCTAGATGATGATAATTTTGATGATAAAAATTCTGGTAGTGATTTAATTTGTGAAAGTAGaagtaaaaaaagtattatTGTTGCTGGAACTATACAGTTTGGTACCGCGATTAGAGGTGCGAAAACCGAATTAGAAAAGTTAGGGTTTAGAGTTTTGGTGCCGCAAACGAAGCCGTTATCGGCTGGTGAAGTGTTAGGATGTACGGCGCCTACGGTGAGGGGGTTAAAGGGTGAGGATATGAGTGAGagtgttttggtttttgtaGCGGACGGTAGGTTTCATTTAGAAGCGTTTATGATAGCGAACCCTAAGATTAAGGCGTTTAGGTATGATCCGTATATGGGGAAGTTGTTTTTGGAAGAGTATGATCATAAAGGGATGAAAGagtgtaggatgaacgcgatAATGAAGGCGAGGAAAGCGAAGAATTGGGGGATTGTGTTGGGGACGTTAGGGAGGCAAGGGAATCCGAGGATACTTGATAGGTTGGAGAAGAAGATGGGGGAGAAAGGGATGTCGTGGACGATTGTGTTGATGTCGGAGTTGTCTCCGACTAGGATTGCTTTGTTTGGTGATTCGGTTGATGCTTGGATTCAGATTGCGTGTCCTAGGTTGTCTATTGATTGGGGGGATGCGTTTGTTAAGCCGCTGTTGACTACCTTTGAGGCGGAAATTGCTCTTGGGGATCTTCCTGGTTGGTGGGAGAAGAAAACGGCGGGTAAAAATGATTCGGATTTGCATTTGAGTTCTGGTTGTAATGATGGTGGAGATTGTTGTAGAAAGAGTGAGAAATGTTGTGGAAATAATGACGGTGGTTTGAAAGGTGTTGAAGAGAACGATGTTGATTATCCGATGGATTATTATTCTCAGGATGGAGGAGAGTGGAATTCGTGTTACTCTAAGAAGCCAACACGCCCGCTAAGTAAAAACAATGTCTTGAAACAATAA